AATGATCGGTTTCAGGCTCCAGCCGTAAAGGAATCGCAAGGTTCCGATCACCACGGCAATTCCGACGCCCAATGATACCGTAAAGCTCAGAATCAGGGGTTTTTTTACCAATATGTAATAGAGAAGCGGGGCCTTTTGAGGATCGACCCCGGACCCTGCTATTTGCAGGCTTCCCAGGACCGGTTCTCCGAAGGCAGCCAGATTCCCCAATAAAAAGGCAAAGACAAGAACGGTGGCGATCTTGCTCTTTACGGGCAGGGTATCTCCGATGGTTTCTCCCAGGGGAACTAACCCTATTCTGACTCCTTCCAGGAAAAAAACGAGTCCCATAATGACTATAGCTATTCCGCCGGTAATCCAGGTAACCTGGGTCAATGAATATCTCAGGACAATGAGTTGAAAAAGAACGAGATACAGGCAGACCGGTACGACGGTAATGAGCTGTTCCTTTATTTGATGCCAGGAATAGGGAAGGAGGATTGCCATCGCTTCCCCGTAAGTAACTTCAATCTTTTCATTCTTGTGTCTTCTATTTTTTTCGGCCGACATTTTTGTTGTCATCTTCCTTAAATCATCGATAATTTGAAATATAAATCCCACAAATCGAATTCTACATCTGGCCTATGAGCAAACGTTTCACGTTCATTCTTTCGTAATCATCCGGTTCCTACTGATGAATTTCCCGGATGACTCTGCCGGTGCTTAAAAAAGACATTCCCGAATTACCAGAGAGGTCTTTCATGACTGATTCGATTAAGGGTTCGTTGACCGGCTGGTGGGCCATCCATTCAACAATGAACATGGTCAGTTCTTGATGTTTTATTATTATAGCAGGTATGGTTAGCAAACAGCGAAGAGTAGTCATCGTATTCACATGCCAGAGAAAGAATTGTCCAGAAGAACAGTCCAAGGGTAACAAATAGCAAAAGACACATACTAACAGATTTCATAGCGCCGATCCTGACATACTGAGAAGAAAGTTATAAAAATTATGACCATCGAGAATTGTGGAATTACATATTTCTGTGTACAAATCAAGCATAAGTTATATAGGAATTAAATGCGTGATAGGTTGGCGTTATTTACATTATCGAGCAGTTCCTCGCAGGTCTCCCGGAGTTCCCGTTTCAGGATCTTGCCGCTCGGGGTCTTGGGGAGTTCATCGACGAACACGACCTTTTTAGGACATTTGAAGGGGGCGAGCTGGCCCCGGCAGTGACGGATGACGTCGTCTTCCGTGAGAGTCTCACCCCGGCGGGGAATGATGACCGCCGCGATGGCCTCCACCCATTTCGGGTCGGGTATGCCGACGACCGCCACTTCCTGCACCCGCCGGTCCCGGTAGATGGCTTCTTCGACCTCGCTGGAGGGAACGTTCTCGCCACCGGTCTTGATCATATCCTTTTTCCTGTCGACGACCTCGATATACCGGTCCCCGTCGAGGACACCGATGTCACCGGAATGGAACCACCCGCCCTTCATGACGGCCTCCGTTTTCTCCGGTTCCTTGTAATACATCAGCATGGCGTGGGGGCCTTTCCCGCAGATCTCGCCGGGGATGCCGGCTTCCTCGATGGGGTCCCCCTCGTCGGTTTCCAGCCGCGTTTCCATATTAAGCCCTCCCATGCCGGCGGAGCCCGGTTTGGTGAGGGCGTCTTCCGCCTTCAGTATAGTGTGATAGGGGGCCAGTTCCGTCTGTCCGTAGTAATTATAGATCTTCGCTCCCGGAAATTTTTCGAAGATCTCCTTGAGGATCTCAACGGGCATGATGGACGCGCCGTAGTAGCATTTTTTCAGGCTGGAAAGATCGTACCGGTCGAAGTCGGGATGCCTGAGGAGCCCGATCCAGACCGTGGGCGGCGCGAAGAACATGGTCGCCCTGTACTCCGAGATGGTTTTCAGGATTTCCCCCGTGTCCGGTTTCATGAGGATATTGGTGCCGCCGACCCAGAATATGGGATTCATGAAACAGTCCCGCTGGGCGCAGTGGTAGAGGGGCAGGGCGTTGATGCAGACGTCGGACGATTCATAGCCGCCGTCGATGATGCACCCCATGTATTCGGCCATCAGCGCCTGGTTGCCGATGATGACACCCTTCGGAAGCGATTCCGTGCCGCTCG
The genomic region above belongs to Deltaproteobacteria bacterium and contains:
- a CDS encoding DUF1538 family protein: MSAEKNRRHKNEKIEVTYGEAMAILLPYSWHQIKEQLITVVPVCLYLVLFQLIVLRYSLTQVTWITGGIAIVIMGLVFFLEGVRIGLVPLGETIGDTLPVKSKIATVLVFAFLLGNLAAFGEPVLGSLQIAGSGVDPQKAPLLYYILVKKPLILSFTVSLGVGIAVVIGTLRFLYGWSLKPII
- a CDS encoding DUF3124 domain-containing protein, which translates into the protein MFIVEWMAHQPVNEPLIESVMKDLSGNSGMSFLSTGRVIREIHQ
- a CDS encoding acyl-CoA synthetase; the protein is MDPLTETERTCFNEISKESIEFLRTRYNRVNRWVIADIIRRSRYHFPDRTALIHGKTALTYRQLEDECNRVANALINLGVRKYDRVAILAHNTRHHVLTWLGCCKAGAVYLAINYLLRGEDIAFCINHSESTVFIVEDELYHLVKDVLDSMPTVRTLIWSDDGRGAPAPDGRFLDFNTWYSASPADEPDVVLHMEDPCQMTYTSGTESLPKGVIIGNQALMAEYMGCIIDGGYESSDVCINALPLYHCAQRDCFMNPIFWVGGTNILMKPDTGEILKTISEYRATMFFAPPTVWIGLLRHPDFDRYDLSSLKKCYYGASIMPVEILKEIFEKFPGAKIYNYYGQTELAPYHTILKAEDALTKPGSAGMGGLNMETRLETDEGDPIEEAGIPGEICGKGPHAMLMYYKEPEKTEAVMKGGWFHSGDIGVLDGDRYIEVVDRKKDMIKTGGENVPSSEVEEAIYRDRRVQEVAVVGIPDPKWVEAIAAVIIPRRGETLTEDDVIRHCRGQLAPFKCPKKVVFVDELPKTPSGKILKRELRETCEELLDNVNNANLSRI